CCTCTGCCTTCAGGATGAAGCCGGAAAATAAACTTGTTGTTCCCGAAATCAATGCAGACCAACTCACTGCCGCTGATAAAATCATTGCCAACCCCAACTGCTCCACTATTCAGCTGGTGATGGTGCTGCACCCATTAAATTTGAAATATAATTTAAAAAGAGTCGTGGTTTCCACCTACCAGTCAGTAACCGGGACCGGAAAAAACGCGGTAGATCAGCTAAATGCCGAAATTGCCGGAAACAGCGGTGCAGAGAAGGTTTATCCTTACGAAATCTTCAAGAATGCACTTCCGCAGTGCGATGTTTTTGCTGAAGACGATTATACAAAAGAAGAAATTAAACTGATGACCGAGCCCAAAAAAATACTCGGTGACGACACTTTTAACTTAACGGCTACCGCAGTGCGCGTTCCAGTACAGGGCGGACATTCCGAAAGCGTAAATATCGAGTTCGAAAATGAATTCGACCTGGATGAACTCCGCAAGCTCTTATCCGAA
This window of the Flavobacteriaceae bacterium 3519-10 genome carries:
- a CDS encoding Aspartate-semialdehyde dehydrogenase, which produces MKIAVVGATGMVGQVMLKVLEERNFPVTELIPVASEKSVGKKISFKGQEYDIVSMQTAIEMKPEIALFSAGGTTSLEFAPQFAAAGTTVIDNSSAFRMKPENKLVVPEINADQLTAADKIIANPNCSTIQLVMVLHPLNLKYNLKRVVVSTYQSVTGTGKNAVDQLNAEIAGNSGAEKVYPYEIFKNALPQCDVFAEDDYTKEEIKLMTEPKKILGDDTFNLTATAVRVPVQGGHSESVNIEFENEFDLDELRKLLSETPGVTVMDDVANSIYPMPLYSEGKDEVLVGRIRKDLSQPNTLNMWIVADNLRKGAATNAVQIAEYLVEHKLV